A stretch of DNA from Ricinus communis isolate WT05 ecotype wild-type chromosome 4, ASM1957865v1, whole genome shotgun sequence:
TCGAATTATACGTCAAATACATACTTCCTTTGAGATAAGAAAATTCGTTTCTTACTCGTTACTTCAACACCTAAAAGAATACTTTAGAGCCCCTAAATCCTTTGTATGAAATTGACCATGAAGAAAAGATTTAAGTGATGAAATCCCACTGGTATCACTTCTAGTAATGacaatgtcatcaacataaacaACCAATAAGATAATACCAACTGCAGACTGCTTATAGAAAACAGAATGATCCGACTTGCTTTTCTTCATGCCAAATTGCTTAATAGCTTGACTAAACTTTCCAAACCAGGCCCGGAGACTTTGTTTCAATCTATATAAGGATTTATAAAGACGACAAACTTTCCCATACACCTCCTGAGCAACAAAGCTAGGTGGTTGCTCCATATAAACTTCCTCCTGAAAGGTCACCatgaagaaatatatttttaatgtttaactGATGAAGGGGGCAATTATATGTGGCTACTAGACAAATGAATAATCTGACAGAAGTAAGTTTAGCAACAGGAAAAAAAGTGTCAGAATAATCAACCCCATATGTTTGAGCATATCCCTTAGCAACAAGTTGAGCTTTTAACCTAGCAACAGTCCCATCTGGATTAACTTCAACTGTAAATACCCATTTACATTCAATAGCCTTTTTACCTGCAGGCAAATTTACCAATGTCCAAGTACCATTTTCATCTAAAGCATTCATCTCTTCAATCATAGCATTACGTTATCCAAGGTGAGATAGAGCTTCACGAACAGTTTTAGGAGTAGAAATCGAATTTAGAGAAGCAATAAAAGAACAAGAGGATGGTGATAAATGATTATATGACACAAAATAGGATACCGGATAAGTGCATTGACGTGTACCTTTACGTAAGGCAATAGGAAGATCATCACTAGAACTAGAAGCCGGATCTGATGACAAAGGAATTGGCACAGGACATGGAGCAGGAGGACTTAGAACAAGAATAGGAACAGGATCTAAAGCAGAATCGCGAGGTTGTTGACGACGAGAATAAACTTGTGTTATAGGAGACTTAATCGGAGCAGAGGGAGGAAGATCAATAACagtataaattagtaaatcaACATCCTCCCCCTGATGGACAGAACCTAAAGATGAGGCAAATGGTGTTTGTTCTAGAAAGGTAACACCAACTGACACAAGATATTTATTAAGACTAGGACAATAACATCTATAGCCTTTTTGTACACGAGAGTACCCAAGAAAGATACATTTGAGAGATTTGGGATCAAGTTTTGTAACCTGAGGTCGAACATCCCAAACAAAACAAGTACAACTAAATATCCTAGGTTCAATAGGAAATAATGACTTGTTAGGAAAGAGAACACAAAAAGGAGTCTTATCTGAAAGAACAGATGATGACATACGATTAATCAAGAAACAAGCTGTAGAAACTGCATCACCCCAAAAATGTTTAAGGACTTGCATTTGAACAACAAAGCTCTAGCAGTCTCAAGAAGatgtctattttttctttcagcaACCCAATTCTGAGACGGTGTATCTACACAAGACGTTTGATGAATAATGCCATGTTGAATCATATAATTTTGGAAGCATTCTAATAAGCATTCTTTAGCATTATCACTTCATAAAATTTGAACAGACACATAAAATTGTATCTTGATCTCAGCACAAAAAGCGATAAAGAGAACAATTCTGAACGATTTTTCATCAAATAGAACCATGTCATTTGAGAATAATCATCAACAAAGGTAACAAACTACTTAAAACTAGTTTTAGACACAACTGGACAAGGTTCCCAAACATCTGAATTGACTAACTCAAAAGGAGCATTAGCTCGTTTATTGACTCTAGGACTTAAATTCTGAAGATGGTGTTTAGCAAATTAGCAAGACTCACAATCTAATGAAGATAGATTAGAAAACTGAGggcaaaatatttttaatatatgtaatgAGGGATGACCCAACTGACAATGTGCTTCAAATAGGGTCACGACTCCAGAACACGCTATAGACTTTGGTACTTGTGTCTTAAGAATGTAAAGACCTCTCGATCCATGTCCTGTACCAATAATCTTCTTCGTCATAATATCCTGGAATAGATAGAAATCAAGAAAGAATGAGATACAACAGTTAAGAGAACGAGTAAGTTTACAGATAGAGATTAAATCAAAAGACAAATCAGGTAAATTTAGAACAGATTGCAAAGGAATTGAAGGTGTTGAAATAATTGTGTCAGACCTTAGAACACGAGATGCAGACCCATCTGCTAAAGTAATTGTAGTGCTAGGAGTATgtgatttaaaagaaaaaaatagactAGAGTTACCTGTCATGTGATCTGTGGCATAAGAATCAATGACCCATTTGGAAGATGAGTAAACAAGACATTTGTTCATTTTACCTGAATTAGCGATAGCAGTAATAGAAGTAGATGAAGACTTTAGAGATTACTGGTATTGTGAAAATTTAGCATACTCATCTGCAGATACTAGAATAGATTCAGGAGTATCATTAGTAAATGCAACATGGGCTGACTAGTTTTGACTGGTTTGGCCGATTCTTCCGCTGCAACCTTCTACAATCCTTCTTAACATGTCCTGGCTTATGACAATAGTAACAGACAACACTTCCTGAATCTTGTCCTTGTACTAGGATTACTAGAGTTCCCCTCTTTCTTATATGGTTGTCTTTCATATTCAGAGGTGCGGTCGACAAGAGCACTATTAGATTGAACATGTGCTAAATTTTCTGTGCGAAGTACTCTACTGAAAGCTTCCTACAGCGAAGATATCTTAGGGCTAGACAGGATTTGAGATTTGTCACCCTCAAACTTGGAAGGAAGACCAGGCAAGAAGCTCATAACTGTCATCTTTTCTCTCTGAGCTTGCTGAACTTTTACATTACTACTAAGTGGAAGTAACATATTAAGTTCCTCACAAGTCttcttaaaattcataaagtAGTCAGTGAGAGTTTTATCACCTTTTTCTCTACGATAAAAGGCTTGACATACCTCATAAATGCGTTTGATATTTCCCTTGTCAGAATACACAAACTCCAAATAATTCATCAATTCTTTCACAAATTTACAATGATTAATTAGCCCAACCACCTCATTATCAATAGAATTATGTATTTGCAAAAATAAACGAGCATCATCTCGCAACCATGAGGCTTTTGAATCATTATTATATGAGTCATCAGTTAAGTGATTATCCATAGAAATACTCCGCAAATAAAGCCGGGCAAATTTATTCCaatctaaataattagatCTATTGAGTTTATGTTCTATGATTTTAGATATCACAGGAACGAAATCAGACACAACAACTGACTTTTTCTCCTCCATATTAGaaaaacaacctaataatagaataaaaaaccACAATACAGCTGCAATTTGTTTTGAGAAATCAAACCCGTCCCAAACTAGATCCCACACCGAATAGATGCTGATCAAAACAGGTAGAGGAATATGTCATGGAAGTCGAGGCGAGCTGTTTCAGACAAATCGGAGCAAAATTCGGCAAGGGACGCGCCTTCACGTGCCGGCGTGTGGATCTATGGCAGAAGGCTTTCGGCGGCGCATGTGGTCCACGCACAGGACCTTTGGTGACGAAACTTCAGGGGAAGGGCGATCGGCGGCTGGCACTTCCTTTAGTGCATGCGGTGAGAATAACAAACCACTAGAGAAAGGGGACTCGAGAAGCCCTAGCTTGCTGACCCAAAAATACAGTGTTGGCTGCTTCATTAGGCagtaagagaagaaaaaagaattccaTAATTCTTTcactgctctgataccatgtgaaCTTAAACTTAGATATTCAATGTGAAAAGTAATTCTCTGTCTATATATTCATCAACGATTGTTACACCTATATATACAAGTTATATCTCTAATATAAGAATTCAAATCAAATACTAACTCCTAAGTAAATCCTTAATTATTCTCCTATTATGTATAATTGTACACtcctaattaaatatgaaatagtTCTAACAACTTgcataatgcattattcattaACTTGATTAAGCAACTTTGTTTGTTTGGGTGATTACCATTTGTTTCACAGACTAGTTCTTTGAAGTCTTCTCTTGTTAATGCATATACCAGTGCGAATGATTATGTCAATACTTAACTTAATTCAACTTAACTAAGTTTTAATCCCAAATTAATTGGTGTCACTAtatggggtatatttctccATTCTGAATGATTTTGGACTATATCTTCATAAAGATGTAAGGCGAGTTGACCATTTATATCATCTTTCTTCATAGTAATTTTGGTCTACCCCTTATCTTTCTTTCATCTACCATAACtcatattattatgaaaaatttcttACCAGTAGGAATAATTGAGAGGGAGTAATTGAAAAAAGACTTTCCTTGTTATTCAACTCTATTTTGATGTATACTTAGTATTTGAAAGAACACTATTCTTATTAGCAAGTCTTATTAAATGGAAATGTTCGGCAAAGCAAAAGAATATGTTGGACTAAACTGGTGCAAATATTGGACAAAATGCTTGGGATATTgcattcataaaataataggTAATAGGAGGGCTAGTGACTACATAGACTTTTcgtcaaatttaaaattatggcCAATACTTTCAACTTCATTATAAACATGACATTTAGAATTTGTGTCAATTACAGACAAGTTTAGATAGATGTTAAAGGAAAAACTCAAAATGCTTATCCTCGAGAACATTCCATTACCATATCTTTTTTGGGAGGTAGGGAGGAGCAGAGAAGAAAGACTGATGGAAAGATTGgatattcattttctttaatttttatttttaaatattcttttacatgattataattttcttgagATTTTacacttatttatatatatattagaatcaTGCTACTATTGAAATTTTCTTGGATGTATGCAAGGTTAACAATTTGATGAGTTTAGCATATGCCTTTCCAAGTTTGGCTACATTTGATAACAAAAGTTTAAAGATTGGCTATACTTGTAAAACTCACCAAAAGTTTTAACTGAATCACAATGGATTTATGATCAAATTTCTCCAAAATGACACCAAAGATTTTATGTGAACCTTAAGTTTATGGTATTAGATGTTCTGCTTCggtattaatttattggatAGGATATTCATTGCTGGACTAGAGGCATATGTTGGCTTATGAACTTGCAACAATTTGACGATCTTTTGGCCAAATATATGTAACTTTACCTTTATTCACTTTTACTGTTATTCATTTGTTTCATTGTATGCATTAAATCTTAATATCCTACTTATTTGAGTGATTTCACATCTTTCTCGACATTATTACTACATTGGCTGATATTGAGTTATATTGCTACTAGTGAGTGTACCAAGGCCCATggaatatatgaaaaaaaaaaatcagcagTTAAAGCCATGCAGTTGTAATATCTTATGCTACTTCTAGATGCACCATTAACAAACACTTGATCAATAATAATGGCTTTAGCTATGCTTGAAAGACATGCACTAGCAATTACTTCATATGTGTGTGAAATCTTTCCTTTTATCTGTTGTATTCTTACTTTTACAAATACTGTAGCTAAAACACATTTTTTATACTTACATAGTTATCAATCTTTACCCTTTTGCTGTATTCCATGATCCAGCCCATAATAAAGACTTCAATCAGTGTGTCCAATGCTAATAGGTCTTCAAGATCTAAGCGCACATCAGCTACAGGCAAATCCATTTCGATTGCTGGAATCTCTTCTATGAAAAAGAAGGAATCTCTGAAATCTTCTCTTCTGGAACACATTCCTGTAGTGATTTTTCATGAAGCCATTCAAGAACGGCCATCTGACAGGAACAACGCGTTAATTACAAAGAAATTTAATCCAATTGTTCAGAGAAAATTTGATCGTAGGAGATCTTATACATCTTCATTAATGGCAAAATCAAAGGTCTGGGCCTTGCTTTAATGTTACATTGTTCAATTCATtttttgttgaatttatttgattagatCAGTTATTTGCAGTTATTGGTGGAATATGGTGAAGTTGTCAAGCAGGAAAATGTTCCATGCATAGATGATAACTGTAATCAACTGGAAGTTGCTGAATACGTTGATGAAATCTATCACTTTTATTGGGTGTCAGAGGTACTCATTTATTTTATCCTTATCATTTTGtctgtaatttttaaatcatgTTTTACCCTTCTGGCTAGCTTCAGCTTGAATATACATGTGTGTTCTTGAGTACTAATTAGCATTCTATTTTTTTGCCATGGATCTTGAAACATCTTTGAATAAGAGTTTCCATAGCTTTGGTTGAAATTGCGGGTGCTACCTTTATATATCACTAAGTCTTTGTTGTCTACCTTCAACCAAATTCTAATCTTGCTCAACATATTTGAGAATTTTAGTCattaatagataaaatatgCGTTACTTTTCATTGTGGATCTGGTTTTGGAACTTATTTGTTTTAGTtaagggaaaaagaaatactTCTTGATTAACATGGGAGCGTAATAGTTCATTCTTTCCTAATAAATGTTGGTAGGGATATTTTTTGAACAACCAATGCAAGGGAAAGGAGGAAGCTCTTTTCAGTTAGCAGAAAGCTGTGTTCACTTAGCTATAGCCGATTAGTCTCTTTGATTGCAATTTAACATGTCATTTGGGTTGGAATGTACATCTGATACACATAACAAATGCAGATATATAAATGCCAATTTCGTTTCATTACTTCATACATTTTGCACCAAtgactatattattttaggcCACATACATATTTGCACACTTGAACTTTGTCCATTTGGTCGTTCTAACACCTTAATTTTCGATATAACCTAATAAACATCccaacttatttttttttttttttgtgatatttaaacactttttTGACATGTAGCTTCATTCAATACTTCCACATGACTGCTCATAAGTGTTTAAAtgttatcaaaaaataaagttcaagtatttgttaggttaaattgaaaagtaaagGTGTTTAacagattataaaaataaagtgtttgttaggttaaattaaaagttaaagtgTTCAAGTGACTAAATAACCAAAATTCAGGTGTTTATATATGCATTCTGCGATTATTTTATCTTCAATTCTCTATTTATCAACTTCTTTGTGGTTCTCtctcttttgtttgtttgtatCATACTTGGTTTTGATGGGATCTTGCATGCTTAATGCAGTCCAGTTCATTTGCTACTTTTTGATTTTGGTTAGGTGCTGGCCACCATCTCTCATAGTTATTTAAGAAAGTGCAATTTTACTCTTTCATAGTTCctatattgattatttaactCTCAACCTGAATGACTTGATGTTTTTTGCATGTTTTAATGTGCGTTGTAATTGCAGACACATAACTTGTCTCTAGCAAATTACATGTTAATTCAGACAGAAATTACTCCTCAAATGCGGGGCATATTGATCAACTGGCTTATTGAAGTATAAATCCGCCTCTGAACTCATTTgtttatacttttcttttttctaaaagaatttcttttaattgagGTTTGCTTGCTATACATATATACCTGCTGATAATTTGTTTTGTACTCTGGTTACAGgtacattttaaatttgagttaATGCCAGAAACACTTTATCTCATGGTCACACTGTTAGATCAATATCTATGTCAAGTCCAAATTAAGAAGAATGAAATGCAGTTGGTTGGTCTTACAGCACTGTTGTTGGCATCAAAATATGAGGACTTCTGGCATCCTAGGGTAAAAATTGTTATGCTAGTTTCAAATGTGTATGTGTAGGTTTATctacatatatataacttGCTTATTCGTCTTTTCTGCATGCTCAATGCAGATAAAAGATTTACTTAGCATCTCAGCTGAGTTATATACGAGAGATCAAATGCTTCTCATGGTATGTgtttctttattgcttatttttttcatttcatgcGAATTTAGATCCagaaaactaatattttattatagaacTGGTATTAAGGAGTGCTTCCTCTTGTATGTTTGCTCCTCTTGGGTGGTTGCTGTTGGGGGTTGGGGTTGGGGGGGTGTGGTGGGCTGGTTGGAAGGAGTTGGAGAGGGAGATTTGTTGAAGTTTCTTTGTGCATTTGTCTTGTGCTCTATTGCATATTGCATAAACTTCTGTTCTGTTTCTGAAAGCTGGTTTATTTCTGGTGTTGGCTGATTGTAAATCATGTTGGCTTGCATTCCAGGAAAAGCTTATTCTGAAGAAATTGAAGTTTCGTCTAAATGCACCGACTCCATATGTCTTTATGTTAAGGTTTCTCAAGGCTGCTCAATCTGACCTGAAGGTATGTGATGAAAGGTTTTAACTACTAAATTTGGTTTGATGAACTATTATTGATTAGGGTCCTATGGAGTGCACCTGTCAGATACTTGAATTCATATTCAATTTCTGTTTCTTGCTTTATAATGGAGTGATCAgattcttatttaaaatttgataatcaGGTGGTCAATAATATgagagataaaaaatttatgtttatctAGATCACATCCAATATATTTGAatctaaaatattactttttgaATTGTCACTGCCAGCTTGAACATTTGGCATTCTATCTCCTTGAGCTCTGCTTGGTTGAATATGAAGCTTTGAACTTCAAGCCTTCTATGCTATGTGCATCTGCTATATATGTTGCTCGGTCTACATTGCTATTAGCTCCAGCTTGGACTCCTCTGCTTGCCAAACATGCACGCTTTGAGGTCTCCCAAATCAGGTATCATATGTCAAGTTTCAACTTGCCAATCATGAACACTGTTTTTAGGacttttctttaattgtttCTTCAAAGGTCTGTGGACAACCCACAAAAAGACATTCTTGTGTTTCAGATTGAGAACCACAGCACAGTTAGGAATAAATTTGCAGAAATTGTTTATTGCTCTCTGACTAATAGGGACTTGCTGGTAAAACAGAATTAGGACAAGCCATCATCACTTGGGTGATGTGATTATTCAGTAGCTAGCCCTTACCTTGTACATGACTGTTCTAATGTTGGTTTTAGTTGACGATGAATATAAAGGTTCACCCTTACTTGTGTAGGGACTGTGCAGAAATGATATTAGGATTTCAAAAAGCTGCAAGGATTTCGCGTTTGAAAGTAACATACGAGAAGTACATGAGTCCTGATCTCAGTAGTGTTGCCGCATTAAAGCCTTTGGACAAACTTCCTCTTTGATTTGAACGTGTGGATACATATTTCAATTATGTAAAAGCATTACGGTATGTGAAACAGGTAAATCTTTTCCTCTCGTGCGTggtgtttttataaattataggcACCCATCGAACTGAGCATTCCATGGTGCTCAATGTTTTGCAGGAACTTTTAACTAATCTACTATAGTTATGCTGTGTGGTTCCAATCCTTGATCTTACTAATCTactatagttaattttttattactggAAATCAGCAAGTGTTAGATTTCTGCTGCTGCTTATGTGTTTGTGGTTTTTACTAGAAAGCC
This window harbors:
- the LOC8286546 gene encoding putative cyclin-B3-1; protein product: MVAAKGKVQLGVNPATECHRTDEKVRNFKVYPDNEKIKVDVSRLSIRESAVSARRISVPLKIGALPTTASDLKGGSKFEVKTKGKSVSSAIQDVNVRRKPLADLSNKQSAFSRNVDGFKPLRILGPHKKGAPLTNASDSKGDSKFGVKIEWKSVSSDVNVRRKPLVDLSNKQTTFSRNVKHDGSKSMISVDPGSRTVNISRRCSLGRMSINHRVGNSQATRKGVKDLISFYNALRINTKNLDNESAINNKRTTKNSVGSVRKSLPVLVTTNQADSCYTKVDVNLLYAVFFNTIRKEKKTGNHYNNEEGPKQVKRNKGLSGKAKMNKHVVTQVSTCRRYLQRNRASDGFIKMAAKDQTNVNAHCWSKKVIKPIIKTSISVSNANRSSRSKRTSATGKSISIAGISSMKKKESLKSSLLEHIPVVIFHEAIQERPSDRNNALITKKFNPIVQRKFDRRRSYTSSLMAKSKLLVEYGEVVKQENVPCIDDNCNQLEVAEYVDEIYHFYWVSETHNLSLANYMLIQTEITPQMRGILINWLIEVHFKFELMPETLYLMVTLLDQYLCQVQIKKNEMQLVGLTALLLASKYEDFWHPRIKDLLSISAELYTRDQMLLMEKLILKKLKFRLNAPTPYVFMLRFLKAAQSDLKLEHLAFYLLELCLVEYEALNFKPSMLCASAIYVARSTLLLAPAWTPLLAKHARFEVSQIRDCAEMILGFQKAARISRLKVTYEKYMSPDLSSVAALKPLDKLPL